From the Pediococcus acidilactici genome, the window CGCAAAAAAACTAGGTTTAATTTAAGATAGCGGATATTGGTCCGTTAATTCAAAAACTTCCTTTTTAATTTGAGCGAGTACTTCGGGTTCATCAACGTGGTGAATTGCACGAATGATCAATTCCGCCACTTTCCGGCTGTCCGCCTCGTTAAAGCCTCTGGTAGTGATGGCCGGCGTCCCGATTCGAATCCCCGATGTCTTAAACGGGCTTAATTTTTCGTCAGGAATGGCCTCTTTGTTTAGCGTGATATAAACGGTATCTAATAAATCTTGGATTTCTTTACCATTATGTCCAGTTTCAGTTAAATCTACCGTCATTAAATGATTGTCAGTCCCGCCGGTAACGACGTGGAGGTCAGGTTCGTTTTCAAAAACCGCTGCCATCGCCTGGGCGTTTTTAATAACTTGGGCTTGGTAATCCTTAAATTCAGGCTGCAGAGCTTCCCCTAGGGCGACCGCTTTAGCTGCAATCACGTGTTCTAGCGGGCCTCCTTGATTTTGTGGAAAGACCGCGAAGTTAATTTGTTTTGCGTACTTTGCCTGCGATAAAATCATTCCACCCCGCGGACCCCGCAGAGTTTTATGGGTGGTGGTGGTGACAACATCGGCAATGCCTACCGGAGATGGGTGTAGACCCACCGCTACTAAACCAGCAATGTGTGCCATATCCACCATTAAGTAGGCACCCACTTCGTCAGCAATTTCTCGGAACTTTTGCCAATCGATAATGCGGCTGTATGCTGAAGCACCCGCCACAATCATTTGAGGGCGTTCCTTCAAAGCAATTTGCCGAATTTGTTCGTAATCTAACCGTTCGGTCCGGGGGTCAATTCCATAGGTCACCGATTCGTAAAAAGTACCGCTAAAGCTAACCTTGGCACCGTGCGTCAAGTGTCCACCGGCGTTCAAATCCATTCCAAGAATTTTGTCGCCTGGTTTAATGAATGCGGCGTATGCGGCAGCGTTAGCTTGGGACCCCGAATGAGGCTGCACGTTAGCATATTCGGCCCCAAACAATTCCTTAGCCCGGTCGATGGCTAACTGTTCCACTTGGTCGATGTATTCACAACCACCATAGTAACGACGTCCCGGATATCCTTCCGCGTACTTATTAGTCAACACGCTGCCTTGAGCAGCCCGAACTGCTTCCGAAACAATGTTTTCTGAAGCAATCAATTCAATATTGTGTTGTTGGCGATCGGCTTCCCGATTAATTGCCGCCCACAATTGTGGATCCTGTTCTTGGTAGTTCATTGGCAATCCCTCCTAATCAATTTCGTCGAAGTAAGTGTTCCCCGCAGATTTTTGCAACCGATTCATGTAAGCTGCCCCAATTCCGCTAGGATTAAACGCTTGGGCAAAAATCACCTTTATCTGCGGGTTGCTATCAAAGGTTCGCAGCCCGTCAAACAAATGGTGGCTTGCGGTCCGGGCATCCTCGCCTAGTGAAATAAAGTCAGCATTTTCAAGTTCTCCCAACTTAGTAGCCGCAAAAGTTGTCGTAGTAGCAAGCACGCCCACTGGTTGTTGCGAATGGCCCGCCACCCAATCCGTTACGGCCGACCATTGTCCGTCCTTAACGATGTATACTTGGGCGTTAGGTGCGTAATGCTTATACTTCATTCCAGGAGCCTTTGGTACCTCATCCTTTCCAACCTTATGGTGGTCAGTTTGGACTTCACCTAAAATAGGAATCAAATCTTCTGGCGTTATCGCCCCCGGCCGTAAAACGCTTGGCACTTTCCCGGACATATCTAGCACCGTGGATTCCACCCCAATTTTAGTTTCTCCACCATCTAAAACACCGGCAATTTTACCATCTAAGTCGTGCATCACGTGGGCGGGCTTAGTGGGACTTGGTTTCCCAGAGGTGTTGGCAGAAGGTCCCACGAGCGGTACTCCCGCTTGTCGGATCAATTCTAGGGTTAACGGAGTGTCAGGATTCCGGAATGCTGCGGTAGTTAAGCCACCGGTCACGACCGGGTCCAACGCATTTGGTTTGATCGGTAAAATAATGGTCAAGGGACCAGGCCAAAAAGTATCCATCAATCGTTTGCTTTGGGCATCAATTTCGGCAAATTGTGCTACCTGTGCTGGTCCCGTCACGTGGACAATCAACGGGTTGTCTGACGGGCGGCCCTTTGCTTGATAAACTTTCTTTACCGCGCTTGGATTGGTCGCGTCTGCCCCTAAGCCGTATACGGTTTCGGTTGGAAATGCCACCAATTCCCCGCGTTGAATTGCTGCGGCTGCGTCAGCTAAATCTTCACTCTGAAATATTTCACTCATTTAAATCACCGATCCTCCCCTTACCCAAAGTATCCGATCGTGTCCGCTTAAGTCTTGGAGCACGTTCACGTCCTGAACTCCGGGTAATTCACTAAAATATTGTTTCAACTTTGCTCCTTGATGATAACCAAATTCGCACCATAGCTGGCCGTTTGCGGTTAAATGGTCGGGCAGCTGCCTTCCAATTTGCTTATACCAAAATAAGCCGTCGTCTGGTGCAAAAAGTGCCTTATCTGGTTCGTATTCTATCACAGATTGATCCATCACGTCCCGTTCATTTTCAGCAATGTAAGGCGGATTGCTGACCACGATGTCAAAACGTTCTCCTTTAACCGCATCAAATAGGGAACCTTGCCGAAAATCGATTACCGCTTCTTGTTGGTGTGCATTTTGTTGAGCAACCGTTAACGCTTCATTAGCAATGTCTACGGCGGTAACTTGCCAAGCTGGGCGCTCAAGCTTTAGCGTAATGGCAATATTGCCGCTTCCGGTCCCAATATCTAAAACCCGCAACGGTTGGTTTAATTGCGGGTGCGCCTTTAAAATGTGTTCCACCAGTTCTTCAGTTTCCACCCGCGGGATTAGCACCCGGGGATCCACGTAAAACTCCCGCCCGTAGAAATTGGCCTTATTAGTAATGTACTGGACGGGTTCCCCGTTAACCGCCCGTTGGACGTCTTTTTGAAACTGTTGCCACTGGTCGGGACGCAGTCGTTGGCGGTAATGCACGAGTAGTTCCGTGCGGTTCCATTCCATCCGGTCCATCATGATCAATTCGGGAGCGTTCTCGTCGCCGTGATGTTCCTGGATAAGCAAAGAAGCCCATTTCAGGGCTTCAAAATATGTTGGATTATTCATTTCGTAAAGCTTCCATCTTCTTGGCTTGATCATCTAAGATTAATGCTTCAATAATTTCATTAAGCTCCCCGTTCATCACCCGGTCCAACTTATTCAACGTCAAACCAATGCGGTGGTCGGTAACCCGGTTTTGTGGGAAGTTATAAGTCCGAATCCGTTCCGAACGGTCCCCCGTTCCAACGGCATTCTTTCGTTCTTCATTGTAGGCGTCCTCTTCTTGGGATTGGTAGTAGTCGTAAACCCGCGCCTTCAAAATCCGCATGGCTTTTTCCCGGTTTTGTTGTTGTGAACGTTCATCTTGCATTGCAACGACAATTCCAGTTGGCAAGTGGGTCATCCGGACCGCAGAAGAAGTTTTATTAATATGCTGTCCACCAGCACCCGAAGAACGGTATACATCGGTACGAATGTCCTTTGGATCGATCTCAATATCCACGTCTTCGGCTTCGGGCATTACCCCCACCGTGGCGGTGGAAGTGTGTACCCGCCCAGCGGATTCCGTTACTGGTACCCGTTGAACCCGGTGCGCTCCGTTTTCATACTTCAATTTAGAATAAACTTTGTCACCCGAAATCATTAAAACAATTTCCTTGAAGCCGCCCACGTCCGTGGCGTTTTCGTCAACGATTTGAACTTTCCAGCCTTGTGATTCAGCATACCGGGTATACATGTTGTATAAGTCAGCCGCAAATAGACTAGCTTCGTCTCCGCCGGCCGCCCCGTGAATTTCCATGATGATGTTTTTGTCATCATTAGGGTCCTTAGGTAACATTAGCACTTTGATTTCTTCTTCAAGCTTTTCTTTTTGGTCACGTAAGTCGGCTAACTCCGCCTTTACCAAACTATCCATTTCGGGATCAAGCTTTTCACGTTGTAATTCTTCGTTTTCCGCGATTGAATCAACCACTTTACGGTATTCACGGTACTTTTCGACCGTTTCGCGAATTTCGCCTTCTTCTTTTGATAATTCTTGATAACGTTGTGAATCAGCCAGCACTTCTGGATCAGCCAACAATTCGCTTAACTCATCGTAGCGATCCGCAACTGCTTGCACCTTATCCATAATATCCATTAATTAATTCCTCATTTCTTCAATTAGTGGGTTAAAGTAGTGACGTCGGCAAACCGGATAGTAAGATTCGTTTCCCCCAATTTGGACTTGCTCACCCTCGTAGACGGGTTTGCCATTATGCACCCGTAAATTCATTAGCGCCTTATGTTTGCAGAACCAACAAATCGTCTTCATTTCGACAATCTTATCCGCATACAGTAAAAGGTACTTAGAGCCTTCGAAAAGTTCGTTACGGAAGTCGTTTTTTAAGCCGAAGGTCATTACCGGAATGCCCAACTCATCGACCACCTTGGCTAACTCTAATACGTGGTGTTTCTTTAAAAATTGAGCTTCGTCAATCAACACGCACGCGGGATTGCTGTCTACCTGCTTAATTGTCGCAAAAATGTCGGTATCGTCAAAAATTGGGAATGCATCCCGACGCAAACCAATTCGGCTGGAAATTTCACCAACTCCAGAACGGGTGTCAATGCCACTAGTCATTAAAACAACCTGCTTATCCTGCTCTTCGTAATTGTGAGCTACTTTTAAAATCTCAATCGATTTGCCACTATTCATGGCTCCATAATGGAAAAATAACTGTGCCATTTGCCCCACTCCTAATTTTATTCTCCAAGAAATAAGTATAGCTGATATAACTCAAAAATTCATCTGCTCGAAAATAAAATGTGTTTTTTCCTTACAACAACTAAAATAACTGTCAATGACCGTTCTACCAACAATCTTCCTAATGCTTCCTATTATTATGCAGCGCTCGTTGTAAACCAAAACCCGTCCTTGACGCCCCGGCTACCAAGCGAAATAGTTAAGATTTTACGCAGCCCACTACTCTTTGCTTTTCTTTTTGCCAAAATCAGCTTAAAATATTGTTTTAGATGTTTGAGAAGAATCGGGAGGAGTAGCATGTCATTTAGAAGTTCAATTGCCAAAATGGCGGGAAAATCATCATATTGGTTTTTGCATACATTTCGTTCCGGAGGTAGTTCACTCCCTGGTAAAATCACTACCAAAATTGATCCGACAATTTTGAAAGATCTGGGTCGTAACTACGACGTAATCGTCATTACGGGAACTAACGGAAAAACCTTGACGACCGCACTCACGGTAAAGGTTTTGCGTCAAAAATACGACCACGTTTTAACCAACCCCACGGGTTCAAATATGGAGCAAGGAATCGTCACCACGTTCTTAACCGACCACCGCTCCAAGAATGGGAAAAATATTGCCGTTTTAGAAGTTGATGAAGCAAACGTGATTAAGGTTACCCAATATATTAAACCAATCGCCTTTGTGTTTACCAATATCTTCCGGGATCAAATGGACCGCTACGGCGAAATTTACACTACTTACCAAAAAATCTTAGACGGAGTTAAATTGGCTCCGGAAGCCACCATCATCGCAAATGGTGACATGCCAATCTTTAATTCGGTCGACTTGCCTAACCCGATTTTATATTACGGTTTTAATAACCAAGCCGACGGCGAAATGAAAGCTGATCCGAACACGGACGGGGTGGTTTGCCCACGGTGTGAACATATTATTCACTACAAATTTATCAGTTATAGCAATCAAGGTAAGTACTACTGCCCTAATTGCGGTTGGCACCGTCCAGAGCTCAATTACCAACTAACACAAATTACGAAGTTGACGCCTAACTATTCTAAGTTTTTCATCGACGCATCCAACTTTACCCTGCACATCGGCGGATTGTACAACGTCTACAACGCCCTTGCGGCATACTCCGTGGGGAAATTTATGGGCGTGCCCACCTCGCAAATTCAAAAGGCACTTAACGATCCTGACGAACGGGTCTTCGGTCGTCAAGAGCAAATCAACGTGGATGGCAAAGAATTAACCATTGTGCTAGTGAAGAACCCGGTAGGTTTAAACCAGGTCATTGACATGGTGGGTACCGAAACCGAACCATTTTCCTTCGTGGGTCTTTTAAACGCCAACTATGCTGACGGAATTGATACTAGTTGGATTTGGGATGGTAATTTCGAAAAATTAGCACAAATGAACATTCAACAATACATCACCGGTGGCGAGCGGTACAAAGACATCACCTTCCGCTTGAAGGTGGCCGGCGTCACTGATGACCAGCTTTGGACTTACGATAACCTGCCCGATGCAATTGCAAATATTAAACGTCTCCCTACAACCCGGGTTTACGTTTTTGCAACCTACACGGCCATGTTACAACTTCGTAAGCAACTAATTAGCGACGGATATATTAAGGAGGGGGTTTAGTTATGAAGTACGAACTAAAAGTCGCCCATTTATACGGTGACCTGCTTAACACCTACGGGGATAACGGCAATTTATTAGCCCTTAACTACTACGCTAAAATGATGGACACCAAGTTGGACATCCAAATCGTCAGCCTTGACGACCAATTTATCGCTAAGGATTGGGACATCGTTTTCTTTGGTGGTGGTCAAGATTACGAGCAAACGATCGTGTCACGCGATTTACAAAATAAAAAGGCGGAGCTGACCAGCTATATTGAAGATGGCGGCCCCCTCTTAGCAATTTGTGGTGGTTACCAACTCCTAGGCCACTATTACGTGGGCGCAAATGGGGAAAAAATTAGTGGAATTGGCGCCCTAGACCACTATACGCTGAGCCAAGACGATAACCGGTTTATTGGCGACATCGTAATTAAAAACCAGGAAACGGGCGAAACTTACCACGGTTTTGAAAACCACAACGGTAAAACTTACCTAGGTAAGGACGAACGCCCTCTAGGAAAAGTAGTCACCGGAAACGGAAATAACGGCGAAGACGAGTCGGAAGGCGTTATCTACAAAAATGTTTACGGTTCGTATTTCCACGGCCCGATTCTCACCAGAAACGGGAACCTCGCCAAACGGATTTTACTAACGGCGTTACACCGGCGTTACCCTGATGCAGATTTAAGCGCCCAGGAAGCATTAAAAATCGAACCAACCTTTTAACATCAAATATTAAAAAGAGTAGGAAGAGTAACCGCACGGTCACTCTTCCTACTCTTTTTATTTATAGTTCAATACCTATTTTTACTATTCTTCGCCAGGCTCGCTAACGATTAATTCTAGACTACCTTGATAACGCCACTGTTTAACTGGGTTCGGTAAAATGAAGTGTTGGCCCTTCTTGATTGGATAGTCTTGGCCATCCACCGTAAGCGTGCCTTCGCCTTCTAATACCGAAACTAAGGTGTACAAACCTTCCCGATTAAATTCTGCACTACCATCATGCAATTCGACCCGTTTAACCGAGAAATACTTCGATACTGGCGGTTGCACAAAGGTGGTTACTTGGGCATCCCCAACTTGTTCATTGGTAATGTTTAATTGGGGATCGTGATGAGGTACGTTTGTAACGTCAATAGACTGTTGCAAGTGTAGTTCCCGCTTCTTGCCAGTCGTCTTATCTACCCGATCAAAGTCGTACAACCGGTAAGTGGTGTCGCTGCTTTGTTGGGTTTCTAATACCATGATGCCCTTGCCCAACGCGTGAATGGTACCACTAGGCACGTAGTAAAATTCGCCCGCTTTAACCGGAACTTTGCGGAATAATTTGTCCCATTTGCCATGGTTTATCCAATCAGCGAGTTCTTCGCGAGTCTGCGCATTATGGCCGTAGTATAATTCAGCACCTGGTTCAGCTGAAATAATGTACCAGCATTCGGTCTTGCCCAACTCGTGTTCGTGTTCGGCAGCGTAAGCATCGTCAGGATGGACCTGCACGGACAAGTCTTGGTTAGCATCTAAAATTTTAGTCAATAAAGGAAAAACATCGCCCTTGGCATTGCCAAACTGTTCGCGATGTTGGTCCCACAATTGGTCAAGGGTCATCCCCTTAAATTCACCGTTCGCAATTGCGGCGGGTCCGTGTGGATGAGCGGAAATTGCCCAGCATTCACCAGTGTGGTCACTAGGAATATCGTACCCAAACTTAGTCTTTAGATGATCGCCACCCCAAATTTTCTCGTGGAAAACCGGATTTAAAAATAATGGTTCGCTCATAGTTTATAAAACCCCTTTCATTCACTCAATAATAAGAATACCATAACCCCATTTTATCTTTAAGCCTTTACTTTAATTTATCTTCTGCAGCAAAAGTTTGGTAAATTTGTTGCCGATAATCCAGGAACTCTAAGTTAGGTTCTGGGTAAAGCCGGTTGGACAACAACACTAACGCATTTTGGGTCATCCGGTCCCATAAGATAAACGTCCCGGTAAACCCGCTATGTCGCAACACCACTTGGTCAGCATTGCGGCAAACAAACGCCCAGCCCCACGAGCGTTGCAACGTCGGGTTAGCAGTTTGATTATTTAAAAAATCCTGCTGCTGGTCAGGACCGAATAGTTCATTTTGGGGGGCAAGCATTTTTTTGGTGAATTTAACCACGTCAGCTTTGGTCGCAAACAACCCTGCCGAGGCAGCATGAGCCCCTAGGGAGGCGGCTTTAGGATCATGAACTCGTCCACGTAATAAGACACCATCCCGAATTCCCGTTGGCACCGTTTGAAGTGGATCAGGGGCAAACGTACTCTGGGTTAACTGCCACGGCGCTAAGACTAGCTGTTGAATTGCCTTTTGGACGGGTAGCTGGGTTACCTTTTCCGCAATGAATCCCAGCAACAGGTAGTTATAATCGTTATATTCGATTTCCTGGTTAAACTTTGATCCAAAACTAATCTGCGCGTAAATGGCGTCCCGCAGTT encodes:
- a CDS encoding glutamine amidotransferase, which encodes MKYELKVAHLYGDLLNTYGDNGNLLALNYYAKMMDTKLDIQIVSLDDQFIAKDWDIVFFGGGQDYEQTIVSRDLQNKKAELTSYIEDGGPLLAICGGYQLLGHYYVGANGEKISGIGALDHYTLSQDDNRFIGDIVIKNQETGETYHGFENHNGKTYLGKDERPLGKVVTGNGNNGEDESEGVIYKNVYGSYFHGPILTRNGNLAKRILLTALHRRYPDADLSAQEALKIEPTF
- a CDS encoding thymidine kinase gives rise to the protein MAQLFFHYGAMNSGKSIEILKVAHNYEEQDKQVVLMTSGIDTRSGVGEISSRIGLRRDAFPIFDDTDIFATIKQVDSNPACVLIDEAQFLKKHHVLELAKVVDELGIPVMTFGLKNDFRNELFEGSKYLLLYADKIVEMKTICWFCKHKALMNLRVHNGKPVYEGEQVQIGGNESYYPVCRRHYFNPLIEEMRN
- the prfA gene encoding peptide chain release factor 1 gives rise to the protein MDIMDKVQAVADRYDELSELLADPEVLADSQRYQELSKEEGEIRETVEKYREYRKVVDSIAENEELQREKLDPEMDSLVKAELADLRDQKEKLEEEIKVLMLPKDPNDDKNIIMEIHGAAGGDEASLFAADLYNMYTRYAESQGWKVQIVDENATDVGGFKEIVLMISGDKVYSKLKYENGAHRVQRVPVTESAGRVHTSTATVGVMPEAEDVDIEIDPKDIRTDVYRSSGAGGQHINKTSSAVRMTHLPTGIVVAMQDERSQQQNREKAMRILKARVYDYYQSQEEDAYNEERKNAVGTGDRSERIRTYNFPQNRVTDHRIGLTLNKLDRVMNGELNEIIEALILDDQAKKMEALRNE
- the manA gene encoding mannose-6-phosphate isomerase, class I, producing MSEPLFLNPVFHEKIWGGDHLKTKFGYDIPSDHTGECWAISAHPHGPAAIANGEFKGMTLDQLWDQHREQFGNAKGDVFPLLTKILDANQDLSVQVHPDDAYAAEHEHELGKTECWYIISAEPGAELYYGHNAQTREELADWINHGKWDKLFRKVPVKAGEFYYVPSGTIHALGKGIMVLETQQSSDTTYRLYDFDRVDKTTGKKRELHLQQSIDVTNVPHHDPQLNITNEQVGDAQVTTFVQPPVSKYFSVKRVELHDGSAEFNREGLYTLVSVLEGEGTLTVDGQDYPIKKGQHFILPNPVKQWRYQGSLELIVSEPGEE
- a CDS encoding Mur ligase family protein, giving the protein MSFRSSIAKMAGKSSYWFLHTFRSGGSSLPGKITTKIDPTILKDLGRNYDVIVITGTNGKTLTTALTVKVLRQKYDHVLTNPTGSNMEQGIVTTFLTDHRSKNGKNIAVLEVDEANVIKVTQYIKPIAFVFTNIFRDQMDRYGEIYTTYQKILDGVKLAPEATIIANGDMPIFNSVDLPNPILYYGFNNQADGEMKADPNTDGVVCPRCEHIIHYKFISYSNQGKYYCPNCGWHRPELNYQLTQITKLTPNYSKFFIDASNFTLHIGGLYNVYNALAAYSVGKFMGVPTSQIQKALNDPDERVFGRQEQINVDGKELTIVLVKNPVGLNQVIDMVGTETEPFSFVGLLNANYADGIDTSWIWDGNFEKLAQMNIQQYITGGERYKDITFRLKVAGVTDDQLWTYDNLPDAIANIKRLPTTRVYVFATYTAMLQLRKQLISDGYIKEGV
- a CDS encoding serine hydroxymethyltransferase, coding for MNYQEQDPQLWAAINREADRQQHNIELIASENIVSEAVRAAQGSVLTNKYAEGYPGRRYYGGCEYIDQVEQLAIDRAKELFGAEYANVQPHSGSQANAAAYAAFIKPGDKILGMDLNAGGHLTHGAKVSFSGTFYESVTYGIDPRTERLDYEQIRQIALKERPQMIVAGASAYSRIIDWQKFREIADEVGAYLMVDMAHIAGLVAVGLHPSPVGIADVVTTTTHKTLRGPRGGMILSQAKYAKQINFAVFPQNQGGPLEHVIAAKAVALGEALQPEFKDYQAQVIKNAQAMAAVFENEPDLHVVTGGTDNHLMTVDLTETGHNGKEIQDLLDTVYITLNKEAIPDEKLSPFKTSGIRIGTPAITTRGFNEADSRKVAELIIRAIHHVDEPEVLAQIKKEVFELTDQYPLS
- the prmC gene encoding peptide chain release factor N(5)-glutamine methyltransferase — translated: MNNPTYFEALKWASLLIQEHHGDENAPELIMMDRMEWNRTELLVHYRQRLRPDQWQQFQKDVQRAVNGEPVQYITNKANFYGREFYVDPRVLIPRVETEELVEHILKAHPQLNQPLRVLDIGTGSGNIAITLKLERPAWQVTAVDIANEALTVAQQNAHQQEAVIDFRQGSLFDAVKGERFDIVVSNPPYIAENERDVMDQSVIEYEPDKALFAPDDGLFWYKQIGRQLPDHLTANGQLWCEFGYHQGAKLKQYFSELPGVQDVNVLQDLSGHDRILWVRGGSVI
- a CDS encoding beta-lactamase family protein; the protein is MSFEKTRALIAEMLERQVIPGVDYTLIRHGKIEHAVTQGAEAGMPDAPRLVEGRYFDLASLTKVMGTVPLILRLASEKRLEIDESVSTYLPEITDPRVTIRHLLTHTSGVTAWIDHRDDLTASQLRDAIYAQISFGSKFNQEIEYNDYNYLLLGFIAEKVTQLPVQKAIQQLVLAPWQLTQSTFAPDPLQTVPTGIRDGVLLRGRVHDPKAASLGAHAASAGLFATKADVVKFTKKMLAPQNELFGPDQQQDFLNNQTANPTLQRSWGWAFVCRNADQVVLRHSGFTGTFILWDRMTQNALVLLSNRLYPEPNLEFLDYRQQIYQTFAAEDKLK
- a CDS encoding L-threonylcarbamoyladenylate synthase — translated: MSEIFQSEDLADAAAAIQRGELVAFPTETVYGLGADATNPSAVKKVYQAKGRPSDNPLIVHVTGPAQVAQFAEIDAQSKRLMDTFWPGPLTIILPIKPNALDPVVTGGLTTAAFRNPDTPLTLELIRQAGVPLVGPSANTSGKPSPTKPAHVMHDLDGKIAGVLDGGETKIGVESTVLDMSGKVPSVLRPGAITPEDLIPILGEVQTDHHKVGKDEVPKAPGMKYKHYAPNAQVYIVKDGQWSAVTDWVAGHSQQPVGVLATTTTFAATKLGELENADFISLGEDARTASHHLFDGLRTFDSNPQIKVIFAQAFNPSGIGAAYMNRLQKSAGNTYFDEID